In Sphingobacterium thalpophilum, a genomic segment contains:
- a CDS encoding TonB-dependent receptor has protein sequence MKIFYFLCMLPLCLWLSPALAQQTEEQLTIAGTVVDSKGQPISKVSIYVKDKPKGATSTDDKGKFTIKAVYGDWLVFTSVGYDVAEHLVVESTSNLELKMLDKSTNIDEVVVVGLGAKQRKISSVGAITTVDVKQLQSPAPSIANMLGGRAAGIISMQTSGEPGANIADFWVRGIGTFGANAKALVLIDGLEGDLNTIDPADVESFSILKDASATAVYGVRGANGVVLVTTKRGTVDRIQITGRANSTLSRLNRLPKYLRAYDYALLANEASVVRGSEPLFNDTELGIIQQHLDPDMYPDVSWQDEILNRSFWRQSYYASGRGGSEVARYFLSLGGNSETAAYKVDKNSIYSSNVGYNTYNYRVNLDINLTKTTKVFLGSDGFLSVKKEPGYGNTDDIWKTQSTLTPISIPLQYSNGLLPGVGSGQRSSPYVMINRTGNYNNQNYKGKVTLALDQDLSSVLEGLKIRGQGAYDIQSYFSERRWMQPALYEATGRNLDGSLIMVQKVQERPASYSKFVSQYRKYHFESTLNYDKKFGEDHRTSALVYYYLSDAKNTDDATNNLTAIPVRYQGVSSRFTYGYKDTYLLDANFGYTGSENFQPGRQYGFFPSVAIGWVPTSYQFMKNVAPWLDYFKIRASYGTVGNDRIVDDVRFPYLTKADIDRNKVWGIDGIETITETRIGADNLAWERAIKSNLGIEGKLFNNKIDFVIDFFQDQRNGIFQPRVQVPDYVGVISNPYANVGRMKSSGADGNISYTTKLNSDMTLTLRGNFTYSKNVVQNWEQAYLEYSYLEYNGYPHNSIRGYQALGLFKDEDDIKYSPTQSFGTVLPGDIKYKDVNGDGIINTLDKVPLTHSNYPLIMYGFGGEFRYKNLSLGVLFKGTGKTSFFYVGQPMKYKDVTENTGMGYMPFFGGTDGNVITMANDPANRWIPRDYALQHGIDLSLAENPNAKFPRLQYGNNRNNSQLSSFWMDDARYLRLQELTLSYNVSPNFLKRLGVKSMDLQFVGNNLYIWDNVKIFDPEQAAWGGRKYPIPTTYSLQAYINF, from the coding sequence ATGAAGATTTTTTATTTTTTGTGCATGCTGCCGCTGTGCCTCTGGCTATCACCTGCGCTTGCACAACAAACAGAAGAACAGTTAACGATTGCCGGAACTGTCGTTGATAGCAAGGGGCAACCTATATCTAAAGTATCAATCTATGTCAAGGATAAACCGAAAGGAGCAACTTCTACAGATGATAAGGGAAAGTTTACTATTAAAGCTGTGTATGGAGACTGGTTGGTATTTACCAGTGTGGGCTATGACGTTGCCGAGCATTTGGTGGTAGAATCCACCAGTAATCTTGAATTAAAGATGCTGGACAAGAGCACCAATATCGACGAGGTTGTGGTTGTCGGTCTGGGAGCCAAACAGCGAAAAATTAGTTCTGTAGGTGCCATTACAACAGTAGATGTAAAACAGTTACAAAGTCCCGCACCTTCTATCGCGAATATGTTAGGGGGCCGCGCCGCTGGTATTATTTCGATGCAGACCTCGGGTGAGCCTGGAGCAAATATTGCAGATTTTTGGGTGCGTGGTATTGGTACATTTGGTGCCAATGCGAAAGCCTTAGTGCTTATTGATGGACTTGAAGGTGATTTAAATACGATCGATCCCGCTGATGTGGAGAGTTTCTCCATTCTGAAAGATGCTTCGGCAACAGCGGTATATGGTGTGCGGGGTGCAAATGGCGTTGTATTGGTAACCACTAAACGCGGTACCGTAGACCGTATCCAGATTACAGGGCGAGCAAACTCTACGTTATCACGACTTAATCGCCTACCGAAATACCTACGTGCTTATGATTATGCCCTATTGGCTAATGAAGCTTCCGTAGTGCGGGGGAGCGAGCCCTTGTTTAATGATACAGAATTAGGTATTATACAACAACATCTAGATCCAGATATGTATCCAGATGTCAGTTGGCAGGATGAGATTCTAAACCGAAGCTTTTGGCGTCAGAGCTATTATGCCTCTGGGCGCGGCGGTTCTGAGGTAGCACGATACTTCCTGAGTTTGGGCGGTAATAGCGAAACAGCAGCGTACAAAGTCGATAAGAATAGTATTTACAGTTCTAATGTTGGCTACAATACTTACAATTACCGTGTTAATCTTGATATTAACTTAACCAAAACAACGAAGGTATTTTTGGGTTCAGATGGCTTTCTATCTGTTAAAAAAGAACCTGGTTATGGTAATACGGATGATATCTGGAAAACACAATCGACACTTACGCCCATTTCCATCCCGCTTCAGTACTCTAATGGCTTATTACCCGGGGTTGGATCAGGGCAGCGTTCATCACCTTATGTGATGATCAACCGTACAGGTAACTATAATAATCAAAACTATAAAGGTAAGGTAACACTGGCATTGGATCAGGACTTGAGCAGTGTGCTTGAAGGGCTGAAAATCCGTGGTCAAGGTGCTTATGATATCCAGAGCTATTTTTCTGAACGTAGGTGGATGCAGCCTGCATTGTATGAAGCAACAGGCCGTAATTTGGATGGGTCATTGATCATGGTTCAAAAGGTACAGGAAAGGCCCGCGTCCTATTCAAAATTCGTAAGCCAATATCGAAAGTATCATTTTGAGTCTACACTTAATTATGATAAAAAATTTGGAGAAGATCATCGTACTTCAGCTTTAGTTTATTATTACCTGAGCGATGCCAAAAATACGGATGATGCAACCAATAATTTGACGGCGATACCTGTTCGTTATCAAGGTGTTTCCAGTAGATTTACCTATGGTTATAAGGATACTTACCTATTGGATGCCAATTTCGGTTATACCGGTTCCGAGAATTTTCAACCTGGTCGCCAGTATGGTTTTTTTCCTTCGGTAGCGATAGGATGGGTACCTACAAGTTACCAATTTATGAAGAATGTAGCTCCTTGGTTAGATTACTTCAAAATCAGGGCGTCTTATGGTACTGTAGGTAACGATAGAATTGTAGATGACGTACGTTTCCCCTACCTCACTAAGGCGGATATAGATCGGAATAAGGTCTGGGGAATTGATGGGATAGAAACGATTACCGAAACCCGTATCGGTGCAGACAATCTAGCGTGGGAAAGAGCTATTAAATCCAATTTGGGTATTGAAGGAAAGCTCTTTAATAATAAAATTGATTTTGTTATAGACTTTTTCCAAGATCAACGGAACGGTATTTTTCAACCGCGGGTGCAAGTGCCGGATTATGTGGGCGTAATTTCTAATCCGTATGCCAATGTGGGGCGTATGAAGAGCTCGGGTGCTGATGGTAATATTAGCTACACCACCAAGTTGAATAGTGATATGACCCTTACTTTGCGGGGTAACTTCACTTATTCAAAAAATGTTGTGCAAAACTGGGAACAGGCTTACCTAGAGTATTCTTACCTAGAGTATAATGGTTATCCTCATAATTCCATTCGTGGTTATCAAGCATTAGGCTTATTTAAAGACGAAGATGACATTAAATACAGTCCGACACAAAGCTTTGGAACGGTATTACCCGGTGATATTAAATACAAGGATGTGAATGGTGATGGTATCATTAATACCCTTGATAAAGTACCATTGACCCATAGTAACTATCCATTAATCATGTATGGATTCGGGGGAGAGTTCCGTTACAAAAATCTATCATTAGGTGTCCTTTTCAAAGGAACAGGTAAGACTTCCTTCTTCTATGTTGGGCAGCCGATGAAATATAAAGATGTTACTGAAAATACGGGTATGGGCTATATGCCCTTCTTCGGCGGTACAGATGGTAACGTCATTACCATGGCTAATGATCCTGCCAATCGTTGGATCCCGAGAGATTATGCGCTACAGCATGGTATTGATTTATCCTTAGCCGAAAATCCAAATGCCAAATTCCCGCGTTTGCAATATGGTAATAACAGGAACAACAGTCAGTTATCCTCCTTTTGGATGGATGATGCCCGCTATTTGCGATTGCAAGAACTTACGTTGAGCTATAATGTAAGCCCGAATTTCTTAAAGCGATTAGGTGTCAAATCCATGGATCTTCAGTTTGTTGGAAACAACCTATATATCTGGGATAACGTTAAGATTTTTGACCCCGAACAGGCGGCTTGGGGTGGACGTAAATACCCAATTCCGACGACTTATTCGTTACAGGCTTATATTAATTTTTAA
- a CDS encoding helix-turn-helix domain-containing protein yields MKKTFKFILPKVAYFEDEKHPFLTQLPGAKRNLYEDPSIQLVEEYIDYRQTILYRLQAHVPTDCIVQLKTNRPDFHLIYTKNATDDIIVQKHGTKNEIVLPHRHSTFTYIPRSKFDILLKPGNYLVYGLLIDIGLVRDIIYHHGHFLSELKNARKRDKSSLYQTALWPIKELTDYQLNRIETLFFNYSKQNEAKVVEQIYQLFDIAESKQFAFYEKLSESEILARKARTMIHDIVNQGFQEVNISLIATILSVSDAHLTRCHKRHYRQTLLQYRDEILLPLAKERLLSTYSIGEVANFCGFKYPSGFSKYFEKRVGLYPSDYIELHRNPDNDKNEYII; encoded by the coding sequence ATGAAGAAGACCTTCAAATTTATATTACCAAAAGTAGCTTATTTCGAGGACGAAAAACACCCATTTCTCACCCAATTACCTGGTGCCAAGCGTAATCTATATGAGGATCCTTCTATCCAGCTTGTAGAGGAATACATAGATTACCGGCAGACCATATTATATCGGCTACAGGCCCATGTGCCCACTGATTGTATCGTGCAACTTAAAACAAACAGGCCAGACTTTCACCTGATTTATACCAAGAACGCGACGGACGATATTATCGTTCAAAAACATGGTACCAAAAACGAAATAGTACTTCCCCATAGACATAGTACTTTTACCTACATTCCGCGCAGTAAATTCGATATACTGCTAAAGCCCGGGAATTACCTGGTCTACGGGCTATTGATTGATATCGGCCTGGTGCGGGACATCATCTACCATCACGGCCACTTTCTATCCGAATTAAAAAATGCCAGAAAAAGGGATAAATCCAGTCTTTACCAGACCGCCTTATGGCCGATCAAAGAGCTGACTGATTACCAGCTCAACCGCATTGAAACACTCTTTTTCAACTATAGCAAACAAAACGAAGCAAAGGTTGTCGAGCAGATTTACCAGTTATTTGATATCGCCGAATCAAAACAATTTGCATTCTATGAGAAACTGAGCGAAAGTGAAATACTGGCCAGAAAAGCTAGAACAATGATCCATGATATCGTCAACCAAGGTTTTCAGGAAGTGAATATAAGCCTGATTGCCACTATCCTAAGCGTTTCTGATGCCCACCTGACGCGCTGCCATAAACGCCATTACAGACAGACTCTTTTACAGTATAGGGACGAAATACTCCTTCCGCTGGCAAAAGAAAGATTGCTTTCGACTTATAGTATTGGCGAAGTAGCCAATTTTTGCGGATTTAAATACCCAAGTGGTTTCTCCAAATATTTTGAAAAACGGGTAGGCCTGTATCCCTCCGATTATATTGAACTCCATCGTAATCCCGACAATGACAAAAATGAATACATCATATGA
- a CDS encoding PD-(D/E)XK nuclease family transposase, which translates to MLSDFGWKLYFGREENKENLINLLNSLLEGEHVVEDLSYSNVEEDGDLPYDRKVIFDRGVSYTSRTISRLTKKATAGNNYELPPVYFIAVLGFRLDPLNRAKYYYSAKIFDELDQEVLYPKLSYKMFVLPNFIKPLSRLDTIIDQWMYLMKHLDELDGSPKYLDKRMLSRIFIRLNNMYKADERSLNFFRIEI; encoded by the coding sequence TTTTGGCTGGAAGCTATATTTTGGACGGGAGGAAAATAAAGAGAATTTAATCAATTTGTTAAATAGTCTGCTTGAGGGAGAGCATGTGGTCGAGGATCTCAGTTACAGCAATGTTGAAGAAGACGGCGATTTGCCGTATGATCGGAAAGTGATTTTTGACCGTGGGGTAAGCTATACCTCCCGAACGATTAGTCGCTTGACCAAGAAAGCAACTGCGGGAAATAATTATGAGCTGCCACCGGTATATTTTATTGCCGTACTGGGGTTTCGGCTTGATCCATTGAACAGGGCGAAATATTATTACAGTGCCAAGATCTTTGATGAACTTGACCAAGAAGTTCTTTATCCCAAGCTGAGCTATAAGATGTTTGTCTTGCCCAATTTCATTAAGCCACTGTCCAGGTTGGATACAATCATAGATCAATGGATGTACCTGATGAAGCATCTGGATGAGCTGGACGGATCACCTAAGTATTTGGATAAAAGAATGTTATCGCGTATTTTCATCCGACTTAATAATATGTATAAAGCGGATGAGAGATCGCTAAATTTCTTTCGTATTGAAATTTAG
- a CDS encoding helix-turn-helix transcriptional regulator, with the protein MEHKNNNNILVLDVEQKLIGLRFKQIRKTMGYSSHENFAYDYNLDRAQYGKIEAGSSNMTLKVFIKHLNAIGYSFPEFFNEDYDSIKLDS; encoded by the coding sequence ATGGAACATAAAAACAATAATAATATACTAGTTCTTGATGTTGAACAAAAACTAATTGGCCTGCGTTTCAAGCAAATAAGAAAAACCATGGGCTATTCTAGTCATGAGAACTTTGCTTATGATTACAATCTTGACAGAGCTCAATACGGAAAAATCGAAGCGGGATCGTCCAACATGACACTAAAGGTTTTCATTAAACATCTAAATGCCATTGGTTATTCCTTTCCAGAGTTTTTTAATGAAGATTATGACTCAATAAAATTAGATTCTTAA
- a CDS encoding carboxypeptidase-like regulatory domain-containing protein, with translation MKIWTTLLLLILWSSLSAQTNITISGKIVDKSNGRPIRGATIMLKGNNVSTSSDLTGNFTLVPTARGQDTILIRDVQYVPVSRPILLGNAQYISVELLPRSNTLEEVKINTGYQRIDRRASTGSVATISEREIQYNTSGNLLDRIDGLISGAYTDRTGYNFNGAAQQPNLTIRGQSSLIGQTFPLIVVDNFPFEGTLENINPQDIETVTVLKDAAAASIWGVRAGNGVLVITTKKGKLNQPLFVDVSSSLMVSRKPDLFSRQTASSSDFIDMERFLFEKGFYGTQINDSKKPVITPVVKLLIQQQKQEISEKELEERLGVLRGIDVRNDFLNFVYRNAIESSSSIGLRGGGDKVSYSFSLGYNKNTYSMPTNGQDRITARFSQTYRPVSKLTLSTDLSFSRITGTMYNTSNMVGYGHIKVNNKELYPYAQLKNSDGVNDILYTDYDRTFIDQNQGLVSRNWNFVPLDELERTGSRSENQQIVAGLDLGYDLAKGLRFTLQSQLNRALTESSSLLEENSYYTRNLYNRFTAINGGKTTYGIPDGGIQDRSNAKLWGYSLRTQLDIDRQLGRGHRLQGIAGAEVREINNFSSSFILPIHNL, from the coding sequence TTGAAAATATGGACAACACTCCTGCTGCTGATATTGTGGAGCTCATTATCTGCGCAGACCAATATCACAATTTCAGGAAAGATAGTGGATAAATCCAACGGAAGACCTATCCGGGGCGCAACCATTATGCTTAAAGGGAACAATGTGTCGACATCATCAGACCTTACAGGTAATTTTACCCTTGTGCCGACTGCCCGTGGCCAAGACACGATCCTGATCAGGGATGTGCAATATGTACCGGTATCCCGACCGATTTTATTGGGAAACGCGCAATATATTTCTGTTGAATTGCTCCCAAGGTCAAACACGCTGGAGGAAGTGAAGATCAACACCGGATATCAGCGTATTGACAGAAGGGCTTCTACCGGCTCCGTAGCAACGATCAGCGAGCGAGAAATACAGTATAATACATCGGGAAACCTACTTGACAGGATAGATGGTCTTATTTCAGGTGCCTATACGGATAGGACCGGCTATAATTTTAATGGAGCGGCGCAACAGCCCAACCTCACCATTAGGGGACAGTCCAGCCTTATAGGCCAGACCTTTCCCCTGATCGTTGTGGATAACTTCCCTTTTGAGGGCACGCTTGAAAATATCAATCCCCAGGATATAGAAACAGTTACCGTGCTAAAGGACGCTGCCGCCGCCTCAATCTGGGGTGTACGGGCCGGAAATGGTGTACTGGTCATCACAACAAAAAAAGGCAAACTGAACCAGCCTCTTTTCGTAGATGTTTCCTCCAGCTTGATGGTTTCGAGAAAACCGGACCTGTTCTCGCGCCAGACCGCCTCGTCCAGTGATTTTATTGACATGGAGAGGTTTCTTTTTGAAAAAGGTTTTTATGGTACACAGATCAATGACAGCAAAAAGCCGGTGATCACGCCAGTCGTAAAGCTTCTCATTCAGCAACAGAAACAGGAAATCAGCGAAAAGGAGCTCGAGGAACGATTAGGAGTACTGCGGGGAATTGACGTAAGAAATGATTTTCTGAACTTTGTTTACAGAAATGCTATTGAAAGCAGCTCTTCCATAGGCCTGCGTGGAGGCGGGGATAAGGTAAGCTATTCTTTTTCGCTCGGTTACAATAAAAATACCTATAGTATGCCAACAAACGGCCAGGATAGGATCACGGCCAGATTTAGCCAGACCTACAGGCCGGTATCAAAACTGACCCTTTCGACAGACCTTTCTTTTAGCAGGATCACGGGCACCATGTATAACACTTCCAATATGGTAGGCTACGGCCACATCAAGGTCAACAACAAAGAACTCTATCCATATGCACAATTGAAAAACAGCGACGGGGTTAATGACATACTCTACACGGACTATGACAGAACGTTTATCGACCAAAATCAGGGGCTGGTATCCAGGAATTGGAATTTTGTCCCCCTGGATGAGCTCGAAAGAACCGGTAGCAGGTCAGAAAATCAGCAGATTGTCGCGGGGCTTGATCTGGGTTACGACTTAGCTAAAGGCCTACGGTTCACCCTTCAGTCGCAGCTGAACCGTGCCCTAACAGAATCCTCGTCATTACTGGAAGAAAACAGTTATTATACCCGGAACCTGTACAACCGCTTTACAGCCATAAACGGAGGCAAGACGACCTATGGGATACCTGATGGTGGCATACAGGACAGAAGCAATGCCAAACTATGGGGCTATTCCCTCCGGACCCAGCTGGACATCGACAGGCAGCTGGGCAGGGGGCACCGCCTTCAGGGGATAGCCGGGGCCGAGGTAAGGGAAATCAATAACTTTTCATCTTCGTTCATTTTACCTATCCATAACCTGTAG
- a CDS encoding IPT/TIG domain-containing protein → MKKYNQLTFSLLSLLFFSYCKEDVATRQGEHDPNKPVVLSSFYPAEGGAKDKILLDGQNFGSDPNKIKVYFNNARAAVVSSSGERIYAIVPRLPGDDPKISVVIGKDSLIYDKSFTYHIQAQVSTVTGTGDKDFLAGTLDQAHVYGKYLDMDAQGNLFMTWRDGGSFGIARINEKENIVTPLYSAASSPNPYANGVTVDRETGIMTVSHESVAEVFFSFDPREAWTLRQRNAQFSAADYGKIVQADRYANFVTFCPYDGHLYTRFRDGHIAKIDPVTYAATIVHKGPYGSQYGQAINPAKPWELYITLHSNASPNTFAQGISVLDLRPEHINEGFKRINAPGGSGFRDGPVKDAIFNYPKDIKFDKTGNMFIADYGNHCIRMLSADGIVSTVAGQPTKAGYKDGGPVESQFNQPWGVAVNDQGDIYIADWSNARIRKLVIE, encoded by the coding sequence ATGAAAAAATATAATCAATTAACATTCTCTTTGTTATCGTTGCTGTTTTTTTCTTATTGTAAAGAAGATGTTGCAACAAGGCAAGGTGAGCATGATCCCAATAAACCGGTCGTGCTCTCTTCTTTCTATCCTGCAGAAGGCGGAGCTAAGGATAAAATCTTATTAGATGGTCAAAACTTTGGATCCGATCCAAATAAGATCAAAGTGTATTTTAATAATGCACGGGCTGCAGTAGTCTCCTCAAGTGGAGAACGTATTTATGCTATTGTGCCACGTCTTCCTGGTGATGATCCCAAAATTTCGGTTGTCATCGGTAAAGATTCATTGATTTATGATAAATCATTTACTTATCATATCCAGGCGCAGGTCAGTACAGTTACTGGTACAGGGGATAAGGACTTTTTAGCAGGTACACTCGATCAGGCACATGTCTATGGCAAATACCTAGATATGGACGCGCAAGGCAACCTATTTATGACCTGGCGTGATGGTGGATCATTTGGGATAGCGCGTATCAACGAAAAGGAAAATATCGTTACCCCTTTATATTCAGCTGCATCCTCACCAAACCCTTATGCCAACGGGGTGACAGTGGATCGGGAAACAGGTATTATGACAGTTTCGCACGAGTCGGTTGCGGAAGTGTTTTTTTCCTTTGATCCAAGAGAAGCTTGGACACTTCGCCAGCGGAATGCACAGTTCTCAGCAGCTGATTACGGCAAAATTGTTCAGGCGGATAGATATGCCAACTTTGTGACTTTTTGCCCCTACGATGGCCATTTATATACACGCTTCCGTGATGGTCATATCGCTAAAATAGATCCGGTGACATATGCTGCGACGATCGTGCACAAAGGGCCTTATGGTTCACAATATGGACAGGCTATTAATCCAGCAAAACCTTGGGAGTTGTATATTACGTTACACTCAAACGCTAGCCCGAACACGTTTGCACAAGGAATTTCTGTATTAGACCTACGTCCTGAACATATCAACGAAGGCTTCAAACGTATCAATGCACCGGGTGGGTCGGGATTTCGCGACGGCCCCGTTAAAGATGCAATTTTCAATTATCCAAAGGATATCAAATTTGACAAGACCGGAAATATGTTTATTGCCGATTATGGTAATCACTGTATCCGTATGCTATCGGCTGATGGAATTGTTTCTACTGTTGCCGGACAACCGACTAAAGCTGGTTATAAAGACGGTGGGCCTGTAGAGTCGCAGTTCAACCAACCTTGGGGAGTTGCGGTGAATGATCAGGGCGATATCTATATCGCCGATTGGAGCAATGCGCGCATCCGTAAATTAGTTATCGAATAA